TGAAAGCGGCGGGCCCACGGGATGCACCAGCCACCAGCCGGCGATGCAATAGAAAAACGGCACCAGCACGTAGTCGCCCCAGACGAGATTCCAGCCGAAACGCTCGCTGACGATGTCCCACGTGTGAATCATTCCGTGTTCGAACTGAAAGTAGTTAAAGACGTACACGAAGAAAAAGGCCTGATAGAGCGTCATCGCCAGCGTCAGTTCGCCGNNNNNNNNNNACGGCGGCGAAGGATGCGTTGAACAGCGCGAGGCCGATGAGCGACGGGCGGTAGCTGAACATCTTCAGGTCCATGCCGAACCAGACGGGATTGAGGTCCCGGCCCATCAGGAAACCCCACTGCGACTCCGGCGGCGCCTTCCGGTTGCGCGAAGCGCCCCAGTACAGCCAGGCGGACAGGCCGAATGCGAACACGTTTGCCACCACGAACAGGGCGGCGAAGTGGGTGTACAGGGTTGCCAGGGAGAACCATCCGAAGAACTGGGCAAGACAGGCCGCGACCGCGACGATCAGGAACAGTGCCAGCCCGTTGAGCCTGTAGGTGCGTGTCGTCCCCTCCGAATCGGTCATTTCGATCCGGCGCCCGGGAATCAGTATGGAACCCGCAAACAGGACGACCACAAACACCAGCAGCATTGCCGCCGCCTCCAGAATCATCTCGCCCGAAAGCGCTGAAAACGGATTGTGCAACTCGAGTTCTCCCATGGCCGATCTCCTCCTTTCGCTTCAGATGTTCCCCCGTTCGCAGTTGTCAGACCGCCAATGCCATGGCGTTCCGGCGCGGGTCGCCGCAGGCGTGGGCCCTGCCGTCGGAATCCATGAAAATGCCCTCGAACGAGCCGTGGTGCCAGTTCCACGGGTTGACCACGTCCCAGGCGATACCGCGCTTCACTGCCGACCTGCGCACCTTCTCGTCGAGGTCGACCTCGACGAGCAGCTTGCCGGGGCTGGTGTAGGACCCTCCCCCGAAGCGCGGCCGGTTCACCGACTCGCCGATGGGAATGCCGAAATCCAGGATGTTCGTGGTGTTCTGCAGGATGTTCTGCAGCAGGCTCACGCTCGGCGATCCCGAGGCCAGCACCGGCCGCTCGCCGTCGAAGACGATGTTGGGGCACACGTAGGCCGAGATCCGGTCGCCGGGGCCGGGCATCACCCGCATGTAATGGGCGCCGGCCGCGACGACGGTGACGCCGCCGGCAAAGAGCCCGTTCGACCAGGGCAGCGACATGCAGGAATGCAGGATGGTCGAGACGTTGCCGTCGGCGTCCACGGAGGTTACGTGGTTGCTGCCGGCGGGCGGCGGGGCCGGCCCGGCGTCGACCGTCTGGTTCATCTGCATCAGCTCGAACCGCATGCGCGCGTAATCCTTGCTGAGGATCAGTTCCAGGGGCAGTTCATGGGTCGCCGGGTCGTGCTGCCTGA
This DNA window, taken from Gemmatimonadota bacterium, encodes the following:
- a CDS encoding gamma-glutamyltransferase, yielding AAIGYARDGFEIHPFLWGEIFTEYARIGRTPEGREIFSRNNTLPRPGDLLVQKRAADTLTALLEEGNDYFYRGAFAQELVDVVQTAGGVLTLEDMEQYEARWQPPAEGSYRGYRVLGSPPPDHGGSHLIEILNMVELLDLQKLGPPTESAETLFHMARIANQVYLDGFRQHDPATHELPLELILSKDYARMRFELMQMNQTVDAGPAPPPAGSNHVTSVDADGNVSTILHSCMSLPWSNGLFAGGVTVVAAGAHYMRVMPGPGDRISAYVCPNIVFDGERPVLASGSPSVSLLQNILQNTTNILDFGIPIGESVNRPRFGGGSYTSPGKLLVEVDLDEKVRRSAVKRGIAWDVVNPWNWHHGSFEGIFMDSDGRAHACGDPRRNAMALAV